caaaaaaaaaaaaaacattataatgtGCTAGTTTCATTTTGATTGTTCCTTCTAGCAATGCAGATGCTTAGTAAGGAGCTTTAAGAAAACAAGgaacattgtttattttagtCAGAACTCCTACAGGCCACAAGAGATTTTAACATATCTGCCAATATAGATTACAACATACATATCAAGGCTTCAATTGATGTAAGAGGATGCTTGGCCCAATCCCAAACACAACTCCAccttctctttattttctctaacCCGAAAGCTTTGCTTTGAAGCACGTTGCTCTAAGTTTGCCAAGAATGTGCTATGAAAACCAGTTACTTTTATCCATAGAGGGTCCCATTTCAAATGAGCTGCATGAAAATGGTTGTTCGCAGCTGTTTAGTTTAAATACATAATCTCAAGAGGAATGCAGTCATGCCTCACTCATTGGCAAACTCTTAACATTACTGATTAGGTGGGCCAACACAAACACCCAGTATAATGCTGACTTTGATAACAAAATAGGGACATTTGATGCTTGTAATATTTGTGCAAGACCCACTCTGAAAGCTTCAAACCTAAACTTAATCTACATACAAATGCCCTTTGAAGAAATTCCAATTTAACTGTATAATGTAAATAAGAAGGATGTTTTTTGAACAGTTCTTCAAAGTAAATGCAATTGGCCACATCCATTTTAATACCTCAGACTGTTACATTGCAATCAGTTCACACAACTGATATCTATTCAATTCTTTctctaataaatatattaatgaatgTAATACATTCTTTACATTCCTTAAATAACGTTTGTCTGCCTTTTTGGTAGCGTTCAGTTCACATACTCGTAGGAAAAAGAATTTATTGCCCTCAAGCACTGTACCAAACCTTTGTCAATTCTGTGTATCCAAGTAGTCATGTCAATAAAGCTACAAAACACTACACCTTTGGTAAAGCCTACTGAggttatttttacttatttgcatgattatgttgtgtgtggacaaaaaaaaagtatgattgTGTATTGCTGATCCCTTGATGACTTGAACCAGAGATACCTTCAGGTCCCCTTGATCAAAAGAATCTGTGCTCTGTTTAGAACACGTTGTACTGGCAATCTAAATGTCTCCACAGATGGTGATGTTGATTCTGGAAACCGGTGAAGAGATATGACTTTGCTGTGGTTATAAGGGAACAGCTCTAGCACTAGGGCCATGTGGGAGGGAACTTtagtgggaaagagagagagcacagtaGAGGGGGAAATTTTGGGAGAGGTTGCAAGGAATCAGAGAGGCAAATAGAGAGCTGGGGTTAGGAAGCAGTAGGCAGTTCTCACTTGTGAAGCTTAGAGAGCAATGCTCAGTCCACTAACAATTCCACACTTAAACCATCAGGAAGAGGAAGGATTGTTAGACAGTTGCCTCTCCTGGGATGTTAGAAGTGCACTCCCCTCCTCACAGGTATGTCTGCACCAAGGACTATTCAAAAGACTAAATTGTAGCACTGCTTTTTAACTGTAAGGGCTATATGGACACTGCAATCTCCATCTCTTTGGTTGTGTTGTGCACTTTGTTTCAAGGATCAAGGATTATTTTTCAGTGAGCTGGACTTATTCATTTTGCATAAAAAGATTGTTGCTTTCCATGTAAATATTATGAAGATGCAGTCTGTTCACATATCATGGTGGGTGTGGATGTTGCTGAGCATTGTTAAGGTACAGTCACAGGCTCAGTCACAGGCTCAGTCTCCTAGTCAGGGGCAAGATTCCTCTTCAAATCCATGGAGGCAAGTGATCCAGTGGGAGAACAATGGACGGGTGTTCAGTCTTCTCAACAGTGGAGCTGAGTACATCCCTGCTCGGGGCCAGGAACAGGACAGAAGTCACAGAGTAGTTTTAGCAGACAGCCCAAACAGACGGTCCAGACCAAATGGAGGGAATGTGCGCAGACAGGCTCCTTCCAGAGGTAACTCAGAAACGATCAGAGGCCAGGCCAGACACCCCTTTGGATTTGGTCAATTGCCAGAAAATTGGCGACAAGGTTCTGCTGGTACTGGAACAGGTGAATCAAGTCGCTTTCAGTCATCCCAAAGCGCACGTTACAGACCTTCCTCTGGAgcttcttcatcctcatcctcctcatcatctTCTTCCTTCAGTGTGCCATCTTACCAACAGTACAATTTCCAACAGCAGCCTCCCTATTATTCCCCATATGAACCTTTTGAGCCACCATTCCAAGGAACTGGGTTTTCAGCAGACACAAGTGGAAGTTTCACAGGAGCAAGGTAtggttctgctgctgctggtggtggtggagctgctgctggtggtggtggttattCTGTTGGAAGTTATGGTGGTGTATTTACAGGAGCAGGCCTTGCACCTGTGGCTCCAAGGACAGAAATTAGGGATGACACTTACCGCTACTATCCACCATATGGGCCACCATTTCCTGCTGCTCCTGCCCAACCAGCACAACCTGCACAACCTGCACAACCCCCATTCTCAGATCCTTTGGACCGCCggtacacacacagcttgtaCAATGATGAAACAGCAGGTCGTCCTGATCCAAGTAATGGTGCAGAATCAATTTCAACAGGTGTAGGTCAACCTTCCCTGCAAAGCCCCCAGTATGAGCAGTTCCCTCCATTTGGAAGGCCACAACCTATGCCTCCGTTCATTCAGCAACCTGCACGTAACCCTCTCAACTCCAACTTTGCAGAGAACCCTTCAACCAATGTAGGAAGTGTCTACCGACCTCAGCAAAGAGGTACAGTCACATCCACACACTGCACCAATTTTTCAAGAAATCCAATTGCTGCAGACTTTATAATTTTCAAAATTCCTTTCAGTAACTTTTAGTTTTAGTGTAAATAAAACTAGCAAAAAAGAATACATATagtctacttttttttatcagccCCCTAATTCCCAGTTGAAATAGTTAGTCTGAACATCATGAGAAAAATCTATTCTGTGTAGTGAATCTATTACGTATTCACTATGTGAGCTACACCATGGATTAATACAACAGAGAGGGGTTGTATTGTAATGCAGTAGCACAGCTGGTGGTAATCTGAAATGGATGCTCATGTGGAGTATAGTTCAaaatccctctctctcgctttgATGGAAAAGGAAGTGTTTGTCAAAGAATAGTCTGATCTAAAAAATGTAGCTTTCTTGCCATCCCAGTGTGTCTCCTGGCAAGCATAGCTCCTTTGGGTCTGACAAACCTAAAGCCCCAGGGACCGAAACTGCACTATTTGATTCCAAAGCTATTTGCTTGTGCAGCTGGAGAGGGACATTATTTTCTACTAGATttccatgttgttgttgtttatgtttttttatcacTGACCATCTTTGACATTATGCATTTgtcgttcctttttttttttttaacaatttataaacaaaagGAACTACAGGCTTGTCTCATCTCCGCAAGCGGTCATGTTACTGGAACCAGGTGTTGTGAAATCTGTAACTATGTGTAGAGCATCTGGCCAGGCATTCTGAATTAAATGTTCCCATTGTTTACTCATTGGTGAGTTAGGAGTGACTTCATCCAGCCAAAGGGCAGCTAATGGGTGGGGTGGGTTGGTGAAGGGGAGTGAGGAAGTTGGGTGCTGGGGGGGTTATGTACAAAGTAAATGATCCCAGTATGTCCAACAAAGGGTGGGGTGAATTACATACAGCTATAGTATTTGGGAGTGGGGATGAAACAAGAGCAATATGTTATTTAAAGATATGTACAGAACATTCTCCCAAAACTTCAGGTTGccacaagaaacaaaaaagtgtttgtgtgcgtgctaAATGAAGAAGGGAGGTAACTCAGGGAAGCCATATGAGACCCATTCACTGCTGAGGCCAAAAGGCTTGTTTCGTAATGTGTAACTCTTTTGCATGCGAGTGATCTCAGTTTCTAAAGAAACATTCATAGAACTTACAGAAAAGTGTGGGCATTCTGTTTATGAGAAACtgcaaaggtaaaaaaaaaaaggatttacaTATGCTTGGCTGTTCATGTAAATGTGggatattacagtattttcctgTAAATGTGGGATATTCTTTTACCGAGTGGTCAAACAGTTACATGAATATAGAACCACCTGTGAGGATTTCCTCAAGTGAGCCATCGGATGTCAACCACATGCCAGATTCCACACTTAACACCTTCAGCCTTCAACCTTACTTGTTTTACCAGCATGCAGCGTCAGGTTTTGACTTACGGTCAAACTTAAGGTTTTTTGACtttaacttttttattgttAACTGGGTTAACTGGCTATAGTtcatatcttatatatatatatatatatatatatatatatatatatatctatatatatatatatatatatatatatatatatatatatttatttgtgtgtgtgtgtgtgtgtgtgtgtgtgtgtgtgtgtgtgtgtgtctgtgtgtgtaaaaacacttATTGGATTTAATATTAAGATTCTAATTGAATATTCTGAACACATATTATGTCAtaatttacagtaaagttaACAGTACAGAGATCTAGTAGAGATAAAATAACACCATATAATGTAAGCACATCAAACTACTGTATTTGAAGTGGGGGCAGTAAAAAAGAAACACCGACCTTTTCACACTGCTGGTACACTATTTACTAGACCTGACCCAAGAAGCTTCAAAGTCTGGTTCAGAGAGAGATGACAAATCGGATGTGTACTCAGAACTGAGACTGCAAGATCACACAGTTGAAGCACTCATTGTAGAAATGTGCAGCAATCAAGTCTTAAAAGCACTGAAGCCATAAATGTTTAGTGGTTAGGTGTTCTCTGTGCAGCATTTTCACAGGTTTAAAGCTGCCTTTGTCTTGTCTAGTTCTTTAGCTATAAGAGGAGCTAAAAGACTGGTTTTTTGGTGCTTTATGATATATATCTTTCTGAAAGTGTTATAGCTATTAGCTCTGACATCCACcatgtattttttcttactttgctctatttatttttataacagaCTTGGTTTTGGGCCCAGTCTGGAACCAGCAGTAAAATGAGATCATTGTTGTTCTACTGTCGGTGCTTGCTTTATATCActgtcactatatatatatatatatatatatatatatatatatatatatatatatatatatatatatatatatatatatatatgacatattAATGCCTATATTTGGGTTGTGCTGCTTAAATATAGACTTAGGACTATTCTTGgtgagtactgtatgtgtaattcATAGTATATGACAATAGAAGAGAATTTGGTTTATGGTATtataaaaggattttttttatcatgatgatattatatttacaacaaaaattaaagcatttttaaaaaggtttctaaaaatctaaaaacattgttttatgaaccatttctgaaaataaacctAAAGTAagcttttaaacatttcttcCAGAAGAACTAACCAAAAACCTCACTAGTATGATGAGAATAAGGCTGCTACGCAGTGTATattctattttaattctttAGTGTGGTTCATTTAGACAGGTAAGAATCTAGTAATCAAAATAGGATGTGGCCCCATTTGAAGAATATCTGAATGAGTTGGTCTACGGTTCactcaatctttttttttttccactgaaaTACCATGCGTTTTGGAGTTCTGGACcaataaacaaaatcaatatGCAATACAGAGTATTTTTACACAATTAGCAAATATCTGTGTTCTCTGTCCTTATATGATCCTAACCACTTTGTAAACGCGTTACCTTTTCCTTTCGTCATATTCCTGACCGTTAAATGAACAGTTTTTAAGCATAAGTTTTAGCTTTACATGGCCCTTAGGCAgctatttgatttgatttattaattgCAGTATGAAACTACAATATACCATATagccaaaaaaaatatttggactAAGCAAATGAATAAGATGTAAAAGCACCATAAAAAATAGAGAAGAAAATAACTAGATCAAGTTGTAATGGTATTTGAGTCATGTACTGATCACAGATTGATCGAGAGTTGTGTTTTGTGATTAGGATTACCTGACCTGGTGCCTGACCCTAACTATATCCAGGCTTCTACGTACATTCAACGATCCCACATGTACTCGCTTCGCTGTGCTGCTGAAGAAAAGTGCCTTTCTAGGTAAATGTATGTTTCTTGACCATTTTTGACCAGGTTTTAATAACATTGGATTTATTATATACTCATTAAAAGGGGGTAAGGTGgaagc
The DNA window shown above is from Tachysurus fulvidraco isolate hzauxx_2018 chromosome 13, HZAU_PFXX_2.0, whole genome shotgun sequence and carries:
- the loxl1 gene encoding lysyl oxidase homolog 1, which gives rise to MKMQSVHISWWVWMLLSIVKVQSQAQSQAQSPSQGQDSSSNPWRQVIQWENNGRVFSLLNSGAEYIPARGQEQDRSHRVVLADSPNRRSRPNGGNVRRQAPSRGNSETIRGQARHPFGFGQLPENWRQGSAGTGTGESSRFQSSQSARYRPSSGASSSSSSSSSSSFSVPSYQQYNFQQQPPYYSPYEPFEPPFQGTGFSADTSGSFTGARYGSAAAGGGGAAAGGGGYSVGSYGGVFTGAGLAPVAPRTEIRDDTYRYYPPYGPPFPAAPAQPAQPAQPAQPPFSDPLDRRYTHSLYNDETAGRPDPSNGAESISTGVGQPSLQSPQYEQFPPFGRPQPMPPFIQQPARNPLNSNFAENPSTNVGSVYRPQQRGLPDLVPDPNYIQASTYIQRSHMYSLRCAAEEKCLSSTAYSSDITDYDVRVLLRFPQRVKNQGTADFMPNRPRHTWEWHSCHQHYHSMDEFSHYDLLEVSTGRKVAEGHKASFCLEDTTCDFGHLKRYACTSHTQGLSPGCYDTYNADIDCQWIDITDIKPGNYILKVQVNPKYFVLESDFTNNIVRCNIHYTGRLVRTTNCKISQS